One part of the uncultured Bacteroides sp. genome encodes these proteins:
- a CDS encoding HlyD family secretion protein, giving the protein MNKKRKKLINNIVIALVILCGIIWVCSRFIHLGNVEYTDNAQVKQLIVPVNSRVQGFIKKICFEENQYVHKGDTLLLIEDTEFRFRVAQAEADYQNAISGKTVAASSINTTQNNISVSDAGIQEAKIRMDNAGREYNRYKNLLAQGAVTKQQYDNVKTEYDASKVRYELLNREKQSTALVKMEQTHRLGQNIAGIKLAEAALGLAKLNLSYTVITAPCDGTTGRKNIQEGMLIQPGQALVDLVDENDKWVVANYKETQTANIQIGQVVNVEVDAIPDIVFKGKVESISQATGASFSLFQQDNSSGNFVKVEQRIPVRIKFSKENRLENLKRLRAGMNVECEVKF; this is encoded by the coding sequence ATGAATAAGAAAAGAAAAAAGCTAATAAATAATATTGTTATTGCATTGGTAATTTTATGTGGAATAATCTGGGTGTGCTCTAGATTTATTCATTTGGGAAATGTGGAATATACCGACAATGCTCAGGTTAAACAACTTATTGTACCTGTAAACTCTCGCGTTCAGGGATTTATAAAAAAGATTTGTTTTGAAGAAAATCAATATGTACATAAAGGTGATACTTTGTTACTGATTGAAGATACAGAGTTTCGTTTCAGAGTTGCTCAGGCTGAGGCTGATTATCAGAATGCCATATCCGGCAAAACTGTTGCTGCTTCATCTATAAATACGACACAAAACAATATATCTGTATCTGATGCAGGAATTCAGGAAGCTAAGATTCGTATGGATAATGCCGGACGCGAGTATAATCGTTATAAGAATCTGCTGGCACAGGGAGCGGTTACTAAACAACAATACGATAATGTAAAAACAGAATACGATGCTTCAAAGGTAAGATATGAACTGCTTAACCGTGAAAAGCAATCTACAGCTCTTGTAAAAATGGAACAAACACACCGTTTAGGTCAGAATATTGCCGGAATAAAACTTGCTGAGGCTGCTTTGGGATTAGCCAAGTTGAATCTTTCATATACAGTAATCACTGCTCCATGTGACGGAACTACCGGACGAAAGAATATACAGGAAGGAATGTTGATTCAACCCGGACAAGCGTTGGTTGATTTGGTAGATGAAAATGATAAATGGGTGGTTGCTAATTACAAAGAAACTCAGACAGCAAATATCCAGATAGGACAGGTTGTAAATGTAGAGGTTGATGCTATTCCTGATATTGTTTTTAAAGGAAAAGTGGAATCTATTTCGCAAGCCACAGGAGCAAGTTTTTCTCTTTTTCAACAAGATAACTCATCTGGTAATTTCGTGAAAGTAGAGCAACGTATTCCTGTTCGCATCAAATTTTCAAAAGAAAATAGACTTGAAAATCTGAAACGCCTTCGCGCAGGAATGAATGTAGAATGTGAAGTAAAATTTTAA
- a CDS encoding TolC family protein, giving the protein MSRKIELITALIVSLCVQQLYAQDSSCYTLGIDEMFRLADESSKSIRTFDTGIEQAKEGIKVAKNNMLPSIDAGLSFSYLGNGYITDRNFSNGFKAAIPHYGNNFSIDASQVVYAGGAISGGIAIAELQQKIAELDKVNNQQDVRFLLIGYYMELYKLANYAKVYTKNIEQTQKLLKDIQAKQKEGTALRNDITRYELQLKNLELQLTKVMNNRSIINHQLITVFGLPKSVIIMPDTTILQKELTVSGEEDWQRMASSSLPSLRKMELGIDVSKQQETIIKSEKLPHIALVAANHLDGPVTIDIPAINKNFNYWYVGVGVKYNLASLYKTNKQYKQAKLATRRAQEQLALAKDMTENEIQAAYTYYLESFTELNTQEKSLELATQNYDVVNNRYLNDLALITDMLDASNSKLSAELQVANARINILYNYYKLKKVSGNL; this is encoded by the coding sequence ATGAGTAGAAAAATAGAACTCATAACGGCACTTATTGTGTCGTTGTGTGTCCAGCAATTGTATGCTCAGGATAGCTCTTGCTATACCTTGGGCATTGATGAAATGTTCCGTCTGGCCGATGAAAGCAGTAAGAGTATTCGCACTTTCGATACAGGTATTGAACAGGCAAAAGAGGGAATAAAAGTGGCAAAGAATAATATGTTGCCAAGTATTGATGCGGGACTTTCATTTAGTTATCTGGGTAACGGATATATCACTGACCGGAATTTTTCAAATGGATTTAAAGCTGCTATACCTCATTACGGAAACAACTTTTCAATAGATGCATCGCAGGTTGTTTATGCCGGTGGGGCAATTTCCGGAGGAATAGCGATAGCCGAACTTCAGCAGAAAATTGCTGAGTTGGATAAAGTAAATAACCAACAGGATGTTCGTTTCCTTCTTATCGGCTATTATATGGAATTGTATAAACTTGCTAATTATGCGAAGGTGTATACAAAGAATATTGAGCAAACCCAAAAGCTCCTGAAGGATATTCAGGCGAAGCAAAAAGAGGGTACTGCCCTTAGAAATGATATTACCCGTTATGAGTTGCAGTTGAAGAACCTTGAATTGCAACTTACTAAAGTAATGAATAATAGATCAATCATTAATCATCAATTGATTACTGTATTTGGATTGCCTAAAAGTGTAATTATCATGCCTGACACAACGATATTGCAAAAGGAACTTACCGTATCCGGTGAGGAAGATTGGCAACGGATGGCTTCTTCTTCATTGCCATCTTTACGGAAAATGGAGCTAGGAATTGATGTAAGCAAGCAGCAGGAAACAATTATTAAATCAGAGAAATTGCCTCATATTGCTCTGGTTGCAGCTAATCATCTTGATGGACCTGTTACTATTGATATACCTGCAATCAACAAAAACTTTAACTACTGGTATGTTGGTGTGGGAGTGAAATATAATCTTGCTTCTCTTTATAAAACAAACAAACAGTATAAACAAGCTAAACTGGCAACTCGTCGTGCACAAGAGCAATTAGCTTTGGCTAAAGATATGACAGAGAATGAGATTCAGGCAGCATACACTTATTATCTGGAATCTTTCACCGAACTCAATACGCAAGAAAAGAGTCTGGAATTGGCTACTCAGAATTACGATGTGGTTAATAACCGCTATCTGAATGACCTGGCGCTTATAACTGATATGCTGGACGCAAGCAATTCAAAGTTAAGTGCCGAATTGCAGGTGGCTAATGCCCGGATAAACATTCTGTATAATTATTATAAGCTGAAAAAGGTTTCAGGAAATTTATAA
- a CDS encoding GNAT family N-acetyltransferase, producing MKIRKAASTDIDKQLEVFDFARSIMRNTGNMNQWTDGYPSREVVENDIAAGNSYVCIDDSEEIVATFCFWKGNDPTYAYIENGQWLNDEPYGVVHRLATSGKVKGIGTYCLEWCFQQCHNIRVDTHHDNWVMQSVLKKNGYTECGVIYLANGSPRVAFQKYGQE from the coding sequence ATGAAGATAAGAAAAGCCGCATCAACCGATATAGACAAGCAACTGGAAGTTTTTGATTTTGCCAGATCTATTATGCGGAATACTGGCAATATGAACCAGTGGACTGATGGTTATCCTTCACGCGAAGTAGTTGAGAATGATATTGCAGCCGGTAACAGTTACGTATGTATAGACGATTCCGAAGAGATTGTTGCTACTTTCTGTTTTTGGAAAGGGAATGATCCTACTTACGCTTATATTGAGAACGGCCAATGGCTTAATGACGAACCTTACGGAGTGGTTCATCGTTTGGCAACAAGTGGTAAAGTAAAAGGAATCGGCACCTATTGTCTGGAATGGTGTTTTCAGCAATGCCATAATATCCGTGTAGATACACATCACGATAATTGGGTAATGCAATCGGTACTTAAAAAGAATGGATATACCGAGTGTGGCGTTATCTATTTAGCAAACGGCTCACCAAGAGTGGCTTTTCAAAAGTATGGGCAAGAATAA